In Leptospira langatensis, a genomic segment contains:
- a CDS encoding DUF485 domain-containing protein, with protein MKSKAHELIESPEFKKLVRARWIVSFLLLFLLFANYYGFILIIALKKEWIVERIGQFANFGLVAGAGVIVISWALTFIYVLWANRVYDKEVDALKSKLEGGR; from the coding sequence ATGAAATCCAAAGCCCACGAATTGATCGAATCTCCCGAATTTAAAAAACTAGTTCGGGCCAGATGGATTGTCAGTTTTCTTTTATTATTTTTACTCTTTGCCAATTACTACGGCTTCATACTGATCATAGCTTTGAAAAAGGAATGGATCGTCGAAAGGATCGGCCAGTTCGCCAACTTCGGATTGGTCGCCGGAGCAGGAGTGATCGTTATCTCCTGGGCCTTGACCTTTATTTATGTGCTCTGGGCAAACCGAGTCTACGACAAAGAAGTAGATGCACTTAAATCCAAATTAGAGGGAGGAAGATAA
- a CDS encoding LA_1326/LA_4305 family lipoprotein: MNFSLPSKISEYSGKILHVFLILLTYVSFSGCSPYYFRDKVFRSESMGFFTIDISDLPDFESITKVKSLDHPITIDSARIKDYFGNLRYSRRSTIGYFADYVFSDHELDLLARDLPFALKSLPKDKLLLIVSKYDDTQSVISFDELTSCILWAADGRLNILFGRIKRELVDKDVGLDFNRWTKVDQIKLAHTSDGTEIADGETVDFGAVDGIPLRRWVLFDQKNPGKYKFLPRKQYQPLKLTDENDRP; encoded by the coding sequence ATGAATTTTTCACTCCCAAGCAAGATCTCCGAATATTCGGGAAAAATACTCCACGTTTTCTTAATTCTTCTAACGTATGTTAGTTTTTCAGGATGTTCTCCTTATTATTTCCGAGATAAGGTCTTTCGTTCGGAGAGTATGGGGTTCTTTACGATCGATATTTCCGATCTTCCCGATTTCGAATCCATTACAAAAGTGAAATCTTTGGACCATCCTATAACGATCGATTCGGCTAGGATCAAGGATTATTTCGGGAATTTGAGATACTCCAGACGATCTACTATTGGATATTTTGCGGACTATGTTTTTTCGGATCATGAATTGGATCTCTTGGCTCGGGACCTTCCGTTTGCATTGAAGAGTCTTCCCAAGGACAAGTTGCTTTTGATCGTAAGTAAATACGATGATACTCAGTCTGTTATTTCTTTTGACGAGTTGACTAGCTGCATTCTCTGGGCCGCGGACGGAAGATTGAATATACTGTTCGGGCGCATCAAAAGGGAATTGGTGGATAAGGATGTGGGTCTGGACTTCAATCGTTGGACCAAAGTAGACCAGATCAAGCTTGCTCATACTTCTGACGGAACGGAGATTGCGGATGGAGAGACGGTAGACTTCGGAGCGGTGGACGGTATCCCGTTGCGCAGATGGGTCCTATTCGATCAAAAGAATCCTGGCAAATACAAGTTTCTCCCTCGCAAACAATACCAGCCTCTCAAACTTACAGACGAGAACGATCGTCCTTAA
- a CDS encoding UDP-N-acetylmuramoyl-tripeptide--D-alanyl-D-alanine ligase: MKAPFQYDPETVRRVLQSPSEFSFQTEAQIQSITTASSMAEQNSLFVPLKGNRDGHDFIRDALEKGASYFLCEKDHPILDTLSASEKKKAIQVKDTLLALGKLGEFHRSRFNPIVIAVTGSSGKTTTKEILSSCLSPLGEALLVTEKNYNNEIGVPFTLFGIGPKTRYVVCEMGMNHKGEIARLARMAKPNYAIITTIGTAHIEMLGSRKGIAKAKAEILEGMSKPGILFYPETGEYKNFLKRRSLRFGIKFKSVPLKRRIDILETNRNGFKISFLDKTLDWNLPGIKLLENLALCVAALEELGTPTNWIQEGIQNFRSSDKRLDLQIGTYKILNDTYNANRESMLSSLEACSQISGEEGFYAVLGDMKEVGNYSQRFHTEVGEFAASLSNCKGIFLFGKESGYALKSFRKKAKQDLPSFSFPGDEEGLKLLVETIRKEVPAGSFLLAKASRGMKLERAVEALNS, translated from the coding sequence ATGAAAGCTCCCTTCCAGTACGATCCGGAAACTGTCCGAAGAGTTCTCCAAAGTCCCTCCGAGTTTTCTTTCCAAACGGAAGCACAGATCCAAAGCATCACTACTGCTTCTTCTATGGCGGAGCAAAATTCATTATTCGTTCCTCTGAAAGGAAATCGGGACGGACATGATTTCATCCGGGACGCATTGGAAAAAGGAGCCAGTTACTTTTTATGCGAAAAGGATCATCCCATCCTAGACACTCTTTCCGCATCCGAAAAGAAGAAGGCGATCCAAGTAAAGGACACACTTTTAGCTCTAGGCAAGTTGGGAGAATTTCACAGATCCAGATTCAATCCGATCGTTATCGCGGTCACAGGCTCCAGCGGAAAAACTACCACCAAGGAAATCCTTTCTTCCTGTCTCTCTCCTTTAGGAGAAGCCCTTCTAGTAACAGAAAAGAATTATAATAATGAGATAGGAGTCCCATTCACTCTATTCGGTATAGGTCCCAAGACTAGATACGTTGTATGTGAGATGGGAATGAACCATAAAGGCGAGATCGCAAGACTTGCCCGGATGGCCAAACCGAATTATGCGATCATCACTACGATAGGGACCGCACATATAGAAATGCTAGGCTCCCGAAAAGGAATAGCCAAAGCTAAGGCGGAGATCTTAGAAGGGATGTCCAAGCCCGGGATCCTATTCTATCCGGAAACAGGAGAATATAAGAATTTTCTAAAGCGAAGAAGCTTACGCTTTGGGATCAAGTTCAAGTCTGTTCCTTTAAAAAGAAGGATTGATATCCTGGAGACGAATCGGAACGGGTTCAAAATCTCTTTCTTAGATAAGACCTTGGATTGGAATCTACCGGGGATCAAACTCCTGGAGAACTTGGCCCTCTGCGTGGCCGCCTTAGAGGAATTAGGAACTCCTACAAACTGGATCCAAGAAGGCATCCAAAATTTCAGATCCTCCGACAAGAGATTGGATCTTCAGATCGGCACCTATAAGATCCTAAACGATACGTACAATGCAAACAGGGAATCCATGCTTTCTTCCTTAGAGGCATGTTCTCAGATCAGCGGAGAAGAAGGATTCTATGCTGTCCTGGGAGATATGAAAGAAGTGGGGAATTATTCCCAAAGATTCCATACAGAAGTGGGAGAATTCGCAGCCTCCTTATCCAATTGCAAAGGGATCTTCTTGTTCGGAAAAGAATCCGGCTATGCGCTCAAATCCTTTCGCAAGAAAGCCAAACAGGATCTACCTTCCTTCTCCTTTCCCGGAGACGAAGAAGGATTAAAACTCTTGGTGGAAACGATCCGCAAAGAAGTACCAGCAGGTTCCTTTCTTCTAGCGAAGGCATCCAGAGGAATGAAATTAGAAAGAGCGGTAGAAGCCCTAAATTCTTGA
- a CDS encoding STAS domain-containing protein, whose translation MILKSLSRENHLVLSVQEDILMDNSRDFYLEFEESIKGGYPSVVSFHLGLVKFIDSSGIGIIIKVRNQIRDHRGTVNIFGLNKSLHSVFRLSGLDRIVNLYTIEEFLEKYPDFREFLTSE comes from the coding sequence ATGATTCTGAAAAGTCTCTCCCGAGAAAATCACCTCGTACTCTCGGTACAGGAAGATATCTTAATGGATAATTCCAGGGACTTTTACCTAGAATTTGAGGAAAGCATCAAGGGAGGTTATCCTTCGGTGGTGAGCTTCCATCTTGGCCTCGTAAAATTCATAGATTCGTCCGGGATCGGAATTATTATTAAAGTAAGAAATCAGATCAGGGACCATCGTGGCACAGTAAACATATTCGGCTTAAATAAGTCTTTGCATTCCGTTTTTAGGCTTTCCGGGCTGGATAGAATTGTAAATCTGTACACGATCGAAGAATTTCTGGAGAAATATCCCGACTTTAGGGAATTTCTGACCTCGGAATGA
- a CDS encoding cyclic nucleotide-binding domain-containing protein: MNLLQLPIWKKIIKKKGTSNPEIIRFLRETSVFGKLKRRTLHEIARLVHVRQYSEGEEIFRQGEAGAGFYMIFDGKVVIRSVREGVELDLAHLDENSFFGELSLFSEERRTATAIAQEPSTLLGFFQPDLKEIIETKPKIGIEILLSLTGVVVERLQKTNQLLEKAYYKGRQKNA; this comes from the coding sequence TTGAATCTCCTCCAACTCCCCATCTGGAAAAAGATCATTAAGAAGAAAGGGACCTCCAATCCGGAGATCATCCGTTTCTTAAGAGAGACCTCCGTTTTTGGAAAACTAAAACGCAGGACCTTGCATGAGATCGCGAGACTTGTACATGTCAGACAATACTCCGAGGGAGAAGAGATCTTCCGACAAGGGGAAGCAGGTGCCGGATTTTATATGATCTTTGACGGAAAGGTCGTGATCCGTTCGGTTCGCGAAGGAGTGGAGTTGGACCTGGCACATCTTGACGAGAATTCTTTCTTCGGAGAGCTTTCTCTTTTCTCGGAGGAAAGAAGGACTGCTACGGCAATCGCTCAGGAACCTTCCACCTTATTGGGATTCTTTCAGCCGGATTTAAAGGAGATCATAGAGACCAAGCCTAAGATCGGGATAGAGATCCTTCTTAGTCTTACCGGTGTGGTTGTAGAAAGGCTCCAGAAAACGAACCAATTATTAGAAAAAGCTTATTATAAGGGCCGACAAAAGAATGCCTGA
- a CDS encoding lipoprotein signal peptidase, translated as MKYFEKKFLEVYSPVFIVSVIIGTIIDLVTKYIAILYLRPHSPIEVLGDFFRLTLTFNTGFVMGFFQGFPRTSLALTAVAILVLIAYRWKNPDLGHPAGWALVMAGAFGNFIDKFFVKLIGIGAEFGFVQNPYAGRFIGVVDFLDFDWPNWLFIERWPAFNFADSCVSVGLVILILTMKLEEDKK; from the coding sequence GTGAAATATTTCGAAAAGAAATTCTTAGAGGTATACTCGCCCGTATTTATCGTTAGCGTCATTATCGGAACGATCATCGATCTTGTTACAAAATACATCGCCATATTATATTTGAGACCTCATAGTCCTATCGAAGTTCTCGGGGACTTCTTTCGTTTAACCCTGACGTTCAACACAGGATTCGTAATGGGATTCTTCCAAGGCTTTCCAAGGACTTCCCTGGCACTGACTGCGGTTGCAATCCTAGTATTGATCGCCTATCGTTGGAAGAACCCGGATCTGGGACATCCTGCAGGCTGGGCCTTAGTTATGGCAGGGGCATTCGGGAATTTCATCGATAAGTTTTTTGTAAAATTGATCGGGATCGGAGCGGAGTTCGGGTTCGTTCAGAATCCGTATGCAGGTAGATTTATCGGTGTAGTAGACTTTCTGGACTTCGATTGGCCGAACTGGTTGTTCATAGAAAGATGGCCCGCATTCAACTTCGCGGATTCTTGCGTAAGTGTCGGCTTAGTCATACTCATTCTAACAATGAAACTCGAAGAGGATAAGAAGTAG
- a CDS encoding Gfo/Idh/MocA family protein, whose protein sequence is MRKSSVVLIGLGRIASSLEKDPYRNKPCTHAGVLFSEWGRKNFQFLGGIEPHSEKRVSFSKQWKLSSDLLHTDWEDWKKSKQVPDLAVIASPSESHYRNALDCIEFGIRNLLVEKPVCETFPQAKDLEKIARKKGVRIWVNHERRYHPKYAWAKSVLESGKYGAVRTIRASVLTSALAPGRAYQGRTGPLFHDGTHAVDLIYWFLGKPDRVRSSLTRRKGIPVEDRAVAFLEYKSGPIVFLEAGGARNYFQFEMDIMTEKARILLSNDGMRLFESRPSRKYKGFNSLTEVSFPEKSFLGSNPFENLYSSIRKVLTGKSERITGDIGENLNIMELLHRIKTKAEIQTVSEI, encoded by the coding sequence ATGCGGAAGTCTTCTGTGGTTTTGATCGGACTCGGCAGGATCGCTTCTTCCTTGGAAAAAGATCCGTATCGAAACAAGCCCTGCACTCATGCAGGTGTTCTTTTCTCGGAGTGGGGAAGGAAGAACTTTCAGTTCTTAGGAGGGATCGAGCCGCATTCGGAAAAGCGCGTCTCCTTCTCCAAACAATGGAAATTATCCTCAGATCTTTTGCATACAGATTGGGAAGATTGGAAGAAGTCCAAACAAGTCCCAGATCTTGCGGTCATCGCTAGCCCTTCCGAATCCCATTATAGAAATGCGTTGGACTGCATAGAGTTCGGTATCCGGAACCTTCTCGTGGAGAAGCCGGTTTGTGAGACCTTCCCCCAAGCGAAGGACTTGGAAAAGATCGCAAGGAAGAAGGGTGTCCGAATTTGGGTAAACCATGAGAGAAGGTACCATCCTAAGTATGCTTGGGCCAAGTCCGTTCTGGAATCCGGAAAGTACGGGGCGGTCCGTACGATCCGCGCTTCGGTTCTGACCTCTGCCTTGGCTCCCGGAAGAGCCTACCAGGGGAGGACAGGTCCTTTATTCCATGACGGAACACATGCCGTGGATCTGATCTATTGGTTTTTGGGAAAGCCGGACAGAGTGCGTTCTTCTCTCACTCGTCGCAAAGGAATTCCGGTGGAAGATCGAGCAGTCGCCTTCTTGGAATATAAGTCCGGGCCGATCGTTTTCTTGGAAGCAGGAGGCGCCCGCAATTACTTTCAATTCGAGATGGATATCATGACGGAGAAGGCTAGGATCCTTCTTTCCAACGACGGGATGAGGCTGTTCGAATCCCGTCCTTCTCGCAAATACAAGGGATTTAATAGTTTGACGGAAGTCTCATTTCCCGAAAAATCATTCCTCGGATCAAATCCGTTCGAGAACCTATATTCGTCGATCCGCAAGGTACTTACCGGAAAGTCCGAAAGAATCACGGGAGATATCGGCGAGAATTTGAATATCATGGAACTCTTACATCGGATCAAGACCAAGGCCGAGATCCAAACGGTTTCCGAGATTTAA
- a CDS encoding AI-2E family transporter → MPESNKPLSTYVIRIIFFFLVGAAIVFFSIGLQLLVVPIALSLILFYIFNGAINYFETLGIPRILSVAVVILLLCLPIYWIATEVAPPIVSTLQPIIKDWKQSIDDAKFKYLIVGLQLKFNDYPASWEETIHPEELVKSVAEMIHSQVNGLVSAVPTFLGYLVVTPLFTFLFLLNGNGVYKNLVSLVPNRYFEMTLMVTAKINEQITNYLRSLVIQSLIITGVSMVGFYVIGLKFFYIFALFVGIANSIPYLGPIIGMVPPLFMTLTQGINIFTPNGINDGMGMYELMMAIFVVILIAQAVDNFFVQPVIISDAVSLHPVIVVGAVTVGGSLLGIAGMLVAVPAAAILKVTIASLYRSMKDHRLL, encoded by the coding sequence ATGCCTGAATCGAATAAGCCGCTATCCACATACGTTATCCGCATTATCTTCTTCTTTTTAGTAGGAGCGGCCATCGTATTCTTCTCGATCGGTTTGCAATTGCTGGTCGTGCCGATAGCTCTTTCCTTGATCCTATTCTATATTTTCAACGGGGCTATCAATTATTTCGAGACCCTCGGGATTCCAAGGATCCTTTCCGTTGCCGTTGTGATCCTTTTGCTCTGTCTTCCTATTTATTGGATCGCTACGGAAGTTGCTCCTCCTATCGTTTCCACCTTACAACCGATCATCAAGGATTGGAAGCAAAGCATAGACGATGCCAAGTTCAAATATCTGATCGTAGGTCTGCAGCTTAAGTTTAACGATTATCCGGCGAGTTGGGAAGAGACCATTCATCCGGAAGAATTGGTAAAGAGCGTGGCTGAAATGATCCACAGTCAGGTAAATGGCCTCGTCTCTGCGGTCCCTACCTTTCTCGGGTATTTGGTGGTCACTCCGCTTTTTACATTCTTATTCCTTTTGAACGGGAATGGTGTGTACAAGAATCTGGTGAGTCTCGTTCCGAATCGATACTTTGAGATGACCCTTATGGTGACCGCAAAGATCAACGAACAGATCACGAATTATCTCAGGAGTTTGGTGATCCAAAGTTTGATCATTACTGGGGTTTCTATGGTGGGCTTCTATGTGATCGGCTTAAAGTTCTTTTATATATTTGCTCTCTTTGTCGGGATCGCGAACTCCATTCCTTATTTGGGACCGATCATCGGAATGGTTCCGCCACTCTTCATGACATTGACCCAAGGCATCAATATTTTCACTCCGAATGGGATCAACGATGGAATGGGAATGTATGAGTTGATGATGGCAATCTTTGTGGTGATCCTGATCGCTCAGGCAGTGGACAACTTCTTCGTTCAGCCTGTGATCATTTCAGACGCGGTATCTCTGCATCCTGTAATCGTAGTAGGGGCAGTCACTGTCGGAGGAAGCCTACTCGGAATTGCAGGAATGCTAGTTGCGGTTCCTGCTGCTGCCATTCTTAAGGTTACGATTGCTTCACTTTATCGATCCATGAAGGACCATAGACTTTTATAA
- a CDS encoding sodium:solute symporter family transporter, with the protein MESSLGQPNFISVAFFLIFVLLTLGITYWAAKKTKSSSEFYAAGRSITGFQNGLALSGDFMSAASFLGISGMVALKGYDGIIYAVGWLVGWPALMFLLAEPLRNLGKYTFADVLAFRLKQKPIRIVASIGGILVTITYSIAQIVGSGKLINLMFGLPYELAVVIVGGVMLLYVLFGGMIATTWVQIIKACLLLFGVTILVILSLSVFGFSLENLYGAVESKFGRTALEPGGLFANPVDAVSLGLALMFGLLGLPHILMRFYTVPDAKEARKSVAYATTFIGYFYIIIPIVGFTAAVLIGREQIAGIDKGGNMAAALLAELLGGTPFLGFIAAVAFATILAVVAGLTLAAASTISHDLYFNVFTEGRASEERQVSVARKATIVFSLVSILLGILFKDQNVAFMVGLAFAIAASGNFPALFLSILWRGFSTAGGVWSILVGSISATAFIILSPTVWVDVFKFKEAIFPLKNPAIVSMTLSFIVAFVFSKLFPDMNAKERYESEKVRVYLGVGAE; encoded by the coding sequence ATGGAATCCTCCTTAGGACAACCGAATTTCATTTCAGTCGCTTTCTTCCTGATATTCGTGCTCCTCACTTTGGGGATCACTTACTGGGCAGCTAAAAAAACCAAGAGCTCCAGTGAATTCTATGCAGCGGGAAGGTCCATCACAGGTTTTCAGAACGGACTCGCTCTTTCCGGAGACTTCATGTCCGCCGCTTCTTTCTTGGGAATCTCAGGAATGGTGGCCTTGAAAGGATACGATGGGATCATTTATGCGGTGGGTTGGCTTGTAGGCTGGCCAGCTCTTATGTTCCTCCTCGCAGAGCCTCTTCGAAATCTGGGAAAGTATACATTTGCGGATGTGTTGGCATTTCGTTTAAAGCAAAAACCGATCCGTATTGTGGCTTCCATAGGAGGGATCTTGGTTACGATCACCTATTCCATAGCTCAGATCGTCGGTTCCGGAAAGCTCATCAATCTGATGTTCGGACTTCCATATGAGTTGGCAGTCGTGATCGTGGGCGGGGTCATGCTTCTTTATGTTTTGTTCGGGGGAATGATCGCAACCACCTGGGTTCAGATCATAAAGGCCTGCCTTCTTCTTTTTGGAGTCACCATACTCGTGATCCTATCTCTCTCGGTATTCGGATTTAGTTTAGAAAATCTTTATGGAGCCGTAGAGAGTAAGTTCGGGAGGACCGCTCTAGAACCAGGAGGCTTGTTCGCTAATCCTGTCGATGCGGTTTCGCTGGGACTTGCCCTGATGTTTGGTCTATTAGGTTTACCTCATATTCTGATGAGGTTCTATACTGTTCCCGATGCAAAGGAAGCCAGGAAATCAGTAGCCTATGCTACTACATTCATAGGCTACTTCTATATCATCATCCCTATCGTCGGTTTTACGGCCGCGGTACTTATCGGAAGGGAGCAGATCGCAGGCATCGACAAGGGAGGGAATATGGCGGCCGCACTTCTCGCGGAATTACTAGGAGGAACGCCTTTTCTAGGATTTATAGCTGCGGTCGCATTCGCTACGATCTTAGCAGTGGTCGCAGGACTTACACTAGCTGCTGCCTCTACGATCTCTCACGACCTTTACTTCAACGTATTTACAGAAGGAAGAGCGAGCGAAGAAAGACAGGTCTCCGTTGCGAGAAAGGCTACGATCGTATTCAGTCTAGTCAGCATTCTACTCGGGATCTTGTTCAAGGACCAAAACGTCGCCTTTATGGTGGGTCTGGCATTTGCGATCGCAGCTAGTGGGAACTTCCCGGCTTTATTCTTATCCATCCTGTGGAGAGGATTCAGCACTGCAGGAGGGGTTTGGTCCATTCTTGTGGGATCCATCTCAGCCACTGCATTCATCATCCTGAGTCCTACGGTTTGGGTAGATGTGTTTAAATTCAAGGAGGCGATCTTTCCTCTCAAGAATCCGGCCATCGTTTCCATGACCCTTTCTTTCATAGTAGCATTCGTTTTTTCTAAACTATTCCCGGATATGAACGCGAAAGAAAGATACGAATCCGAGAAAGTCAGGGTGTATTTAGGAGTGGGAGCGGAATAA
- a CDS encoding amidohydrolase: MSSVKITLFQKDLSQPVSPEQRSKLSKEKSDFLILPLYFPGGGNGSPESLSSRSKSFLDEIFAVSEVYKGAILGGAMFRRDEEGNLRLSVPIVQNVVLVDWYDVKSLSSEDSPAVPGNGEDSLILGGFRFGIFAGKEIKDEARLDRLKSDRVNLAFHLDAVSENGSNYSQDLKDYADLSLKYGIFLVRSSGYGTPFGKKRIGRSLLSTPTGVTWKVAETEQEKEIIKTVNINGINGLF; the protein is encoded by the coding sequence GTGTCCTCTGTAAAAATTACCCTTTTCCAAAAGGATCTTTCCCAACCCGTCTCTCCGGAACAAAGATCGAAACTATCCAAAGAGAAATCCGATTTTTTAATTCTACCCTTGTATTTTCCGGGAGGGGGGAACGGTTCTCCAGAATCTCTCTCTTCTAGATCCAAGTCCTTCTTGGATGAGATCTTCGCAGTCTCGGAAGTCTACAAAGGCGCCATCTTAGGTGGAGCCATGTTCAGAAGGGACGAAGAAGGAAACCTGCGCCTTTCCGTTCCGATTGTGCAAAACGTTGTGCTCGTAGATTGGTATGATGTAAAATCACTTTCTTCAGAAGATTCTCCCGCAGTTCCAGGCAACGGAGAAGATTCGTTGATCCTAGGCGGATTTCGCTTCGGTATATTTGCCGGAAAGGAGATCAAAGACGAGGCAAGGTTAGACAGACTCAAATCGGATCGGGTCAATCTTGCCTTTCATTTGGATGCAGTCTCCGAAAACGGTTCGAACTATTCCCAAGATCTGAAAGACTATGCGGATCTTTCCTTGAAATATGGGATCTTTCTTGTTCGATCCTCCGGTTACGGAACGCCATTCGGCAAAAAGAGGATTGGTCGAAGCCTTCTTTCTACTCCTACCGGTGTCACATGGAAAGTGGCAGAGACAGAGCAGGAAAAAGAGATCATTAAGACCGTCAACATCAACGGGATCAACGGTCTATTTTAG
- a CDS encoding ABC1 kinase family protein, whose amino-acid sequence MSKSSPSTGNQLPKYSARGRYYRGSFFLWKKIFGLFWYYKFVRFFLSSKTREERENEFFRNLGLECRDFFLKMGGVYVKLGQYLASLSHLFPESFTDPLQDLQDRVPAHPFVEIKERFKKEFGKEIAEVFPDISEEPLASASIAQVHSATYKGEKVAVKILYPGIEEVISKDLKAVRKFLKRINRYLVSFDFKVVHKEIAKLVGRETDLRLEAESMDRMARYFAEEPDYVFPKTFPEWSGKSVLTAQFIEGIRITQAAALKKGQAKSRPVDLLIRAYILMVFEYRFYHADPHPGNMIYTPDEKLCFIDFGAVGEIPPSQSVALRKIVLCAMAKDYPAVLEALDELGLISKKADKDKLEEVIRYSLEKLSRFLSDTESFKNIKFEQIHTPEDLKFLKEINSSLRGLLRMVQLPTSLIPLERVLGLLVGITATLDPYRTVLDYGEKPFKGLVFQGENQWQKVLLQEGGIWGQAVSLPGELLQAVKNLNRGKQAYKLPDLENHTKRMYALGHQIISTSFILFGIHYGTDRLDKGIEPHAMIGFGVSIFFGILLALSVIKNKFSSKRNRQ is encoded by the coding sequence ATGTCCAAAAGTTCTCCCAGCACCGGCAACCAACTTCCCAAGTATTCCGCAAGAGGAAGATATTATCGAGGCAGCTTCTTTCTTTGGAAGAAGATATTCGGTCTATTCTGGTATTATAAATTTGTAAGATTCTTCCTTTCTTCCAAGACGAGAGAAGAAAGAGAGAACGAGTTCTTTCGCAATCTAGGGCTGGAATGCAGGGACTTCTTCCTGAAAATGGGAGGTGTCTATGTGAAGCTTGGACAGTATCTAGCAAGCCTCTCCCATTTATTTCCGGAAAGCTTCACGGATCCACTGCAAGACTTACAAGACAGAGTGCCCGCTCATCCGTTCGTAGAGATCAAGGAAAGATTTAAGAAGGAATTCGGAAAAGAGATCGCAGAAGTATTTCCGGATATTTCGGAAGAACCTTTGGCCTCTGCTTCTATCGCTCAGGTACATTCCGCCACATACAAGGGAGAGAAGGTGGCGGTCAAGATCCTCTATCCAGGAATAGAGGAGGTGATCTCCAAGGATCTGAAAGCGGTCCGTAAATTCCTAAAGAGGATCAATCGTTATCTAGTTAGTTTCGATTTTAAAGTGGTCCATAAGGAAATCGCGAAGTTAGTCGGAAGAGAGACGGATCTTCGTTTGGAAGCGGAGTCCATGGACAGAATGGCCCGATATTTCGCAGAAGAGCCCGACTATGTATTCCCCAAAACCTTTCCGGAATGGAGTGGTAAAAGTGTTTTAACCGCTCAGTTCATAGAAGGGATCCGTATCACTCAGGCCGCGGCTCTTAAGAAAGGCCAAGCTAAGTCCCGTCCTGTGGACCTTCTCATCCGCGCCTATATATTAATGGTTTTTGAATATAGATTCTATCATGCAGATCCTCATCCAGGAAATATGATCTATACTCCCGACGAGAAACTTTGCTTTATAGATTTCGGGGCGGTAGGGGAGATCCCTCCGAGCCAATCCGTGGCCTTGAGAAAGATCGTCCTCTGTGCCATGGCTAAGGACTATCCTGCGGTACTAGAGGCTTTGGACGAACTAGGACTTATCTCTAAGAAGGCGGATAAGGACAAGTTAGAGGAAGTGATCCGTTATTCCTTAGAGAAACTCTCTCGCTTTCTTTCCGATACGGAGTCTTTCAAGAATATCAAGTTCGAGCAGATCCATACGCCGGAGGATTTGAAATTCTTAAAAGAGATCAATTCTAGTCTTCGCGGTCTCTTGAGAATGGTGCAACTTCCTACTTCTCTGATCCCTTTGGAAAGAGTGTTGGGTTTGCTTGTGGGAATTACTGCAACTTTGGATCCGTATCGGACCGTTTTAGACTACGGAGAAAAGCCGTTTAAGGGTCTTGTCTTCCAAGGGGAGAACCAATGGCAGAAGGTCCTCCTACAAGAAGGAGGCATCTGGGGCCAGGCGGTTTCCCTTCCGGGGGAATTATTACAGGCTGTTAAAAACTTAAATCGAGGCAAACAGGCTTATAAGCTCCCCGATCTGGAGAATCATACCAAGAGAATGTATGCTCTGGGTCATCAGATCATTTCTACGTCATTCATATTGTTTGGGATACATTATGGAACGGATCGATTGGATAAAGGGATCGAACCTCATGCAATGATAGGATTCGGTGTTTCCATTTTCTTTGGAATCCTCCTTGCTCTATCTGTTATCAAAAATAAATTCAGCTCTAAAAGGAATCGTCAGTGA